A genomic region of Desulfosarcina ovata subsp. ovata contains the following coding sequences:
- a CDS encoding 4Fe-4S double cluster binding domain-containing protein has protein sequence MKSLIDKTAFIEKLESCGASIVRVADIAKLSGIDTEPNDLLNGFSRAVSIAVRLSDPAIDMIDKQPTPLYSSHYSRVNALLDDLAIKATNLLQSNGAQAVPIPASQILDSKKWTSYISHKAVAIAAGIGWQGKSLLVVNPDFGPRIRLATVLTDADLLPDSPIKNRCGKCQQCKDHCPANAILGVNTNSHYSSRSEAINLQKCVHQVRDVFGEIPNIAPLICGICIKVCPWGKKNHQQVKQSDFKCNHPASHHP, from the coding sequence ATGAAATCATTAATTGATAAAACAGCGTTTATTGAAAAATTAGAGAGTTGTGGAGCAAGCATTGTCCGAGTGGCGGATATTGCCAAACTATCTGGAATCGATACAGAACCAAATGACCTTTTAAATGGGTTTTCCAGAGCAGTGAGTATTGCAGTACGTCTTTCTGATCCAGCAATAGACATGATTGACAAACAGCCCACTCCTCTATATTCATCTCATTACAGTCGAGTAAATGCGCTACTGGACGACCTTGCCATAAAAGCAACAAATCTCTTACAATCAAACGGAGCTCAAGCAGTTCCTATCCCTGCTAGCCAAATACTCGATTCAAAAAAATGGACATCGTATATATCACACAAAGCAGTTGCAATAGCTGCGGGTATAGGCTGGCAGGGTAAAAGTCTGTTGGTTGTAAATCCTGATTTTGGCCCTAGAATTAGGCTTGCAACAGTTCTTACTGACGCTGATCTCTTGCCGGATTCACCTATAAAAAACAGATGCGGAAAATGTCAACAATGCAAAGACCATTGCCCAGCTAACGCAATCCTTGGCGTCAATACCAACAGCCATTATTCAAGCAGGTCAGAGGCTATTAACCTCCAAAAATGCGTACATCAAGTGCGTGACGTATTCGGCGAAATTCCAAATATTGCACCCCTTATTTGCGGTATATGCATTAAAGTGTGCCCATGGGGTAAAAAGAATCACCAACAGGTAAAACAATCGGATTTCAAATGCAACCACCCCGCCTCCCATCACCCTTGA
- the ubiG gene encoding bifunctional 2-polyprenyl-6-hydroxyphenol methylase/3-demethylubiquinol 3-O-methyltransferase UbiG yields the protein MNPDDNIDIGEISRFSTMAAIWWDPKGELKALHDINPVRLNYVDDRAVIAGKRVLDVGCGGGLLSEAMASRGARVTGIDMAEASLGVARAHMRESGFAIDYRQTTAETMADAAPATFDVVVCMELLEHVPRPASILNACGRLVKPGGDVFFATVNRTWLAHLLVIGASEYLLGIVRKGTHTFDKLVKPDELKKWGTEAGLSCIDLSGLRYIPLGGYAALCRSTAMNYMMHFRR from the coding sequence ATGAATCCAGACGACAACATCGACATCGGCGAAATTTCCCGTTTTTCCACCATGGCCGCCATCTGGTGGGATCCAAAGGGGGAACTCAAGGCCCTGCACGACATCAATCCCGTGCGGCTCAACTACGTTGACGACCGGGCCGTCATTGCCGGCAAACGCGTACTGGACGTGGGCTGCGGGGGCGGCCTGCTCAGCGAGGCCATGGCATCGCGCGGCGCCCGGGTGACGGGCATCGACATGGCCGAGGCCTCCTTGGGGGTGGCCCGCGCTCACATGCGCGAAAGCGGATTTGCCATCGACTACCGCCAGACCACGGCCGAAACCATGGCCGATGCGGCGCCGGCAACCTTTGATGTGGTGGTCTGCATGGAACTTTTGGAACATGTGCCCCGTCCGGCCTCGATCCTGAACGCCTGCGGGCGGCTGGTGAAACCCGGCGGCGACGTTTTTTTCGCAACCGTCAACCGCACCTGGCTGGCGCATCTGCTGGTCATCGGCGCCTCCGAATACCTGCTGGGGATCGTGCGCAAAGGCACCCATACCTTCGATAAGCTGGTGAAACCGGACGAGCTGAAAAAATGGGGCACCGAGGCCGGGCTGTCATGCATCGACCTGTCCGGTCTGCGTTACATCCCCCTTGGCGGGTATGCCGCCCTTTGCCGCAGCACGGCAATGAACTATATGATGCACTTCCGGCGGTGA
- the ubiE gene encoding bifunctional demethylmenaquinone methyltransferase/2-methoxy-6-polyprenyl-1,4-benzoquinol methylase UbiE — translation MALWQNPRWFDGNKRQEQLDDYIRATGKARFGIREFAEENKAEAVRIHFDRVAPKYDFMNSLLSFGIQHAWKRAAVRMLGVKPGDRVLDVCGGTGDLAILAARRSGPAGQVVIFDINLAMIQAGRHKIDPYPDLSHISYVQGNAEAITFPDNTFDCAMVGFGIRNVTHLKTGFSEMIRVLKPGGRLLCLEFSRPLNPVFRSLYDFYSFNIMPALGQLLAGSAESYACLPETIRMFPLPGELAAMLTDLGLRNVNWEAMTNGISVAHVGSKR, via the coding sequence ATGGCCCTCTGGCAGAATCCCCGCTGGTTCGACGGTAATAAACGACAGGAGCAACTCGACGATTACATCCGTGCCACCGGCAAGGCCCGTTTCGGCATCCGCGAATTTGCCGAGGAAAACAAGGCCGAGGCCGTGCGGATCCACTTTGACCGGGTGGCACCCAAGTACGATTTTATGAATTCGCTGCTCAGCTTCGGCATCCAGCATGCCTGGAAACGCGCTGCCGTGCGCATGCTCGGGGTGAAGCCCGGAGATCGGGTGCTGGACGTGTGCGGCGGCACCGGGGATCTTGCCATCCTGGCGGCCCGGCGTTCCGGTCCGGCGGGCCAGGTGGTGATCTTCGACATCAACCTCGCCATGATCCAGGCCGGCCGCCACAAAATCGATCCCTATCCCGACCTGTCGCATATCAGCTATGTCCAGGGCAATGCCGAGGCGATCACGTTTCCCGACAACACTTTCGACTGTGCCATGGTGGGATTCGGCATCCGCAACGTCACCCACCTGAAAACCGGTTTCTCCGAAATGATCCGGGTCCTCAAACCGGGCGGCAGACTGCTCTGCCTGGAGTTCTCACGGCCGCTCAACCCGGTGTTTCGCAGCCTTTACGATTTTTACTCGTTCAACATCATGCCGGCCCTGGGGCAGTTGTTGGCCGGATCAGCCGAATCCTATGCCTGCCTTCCCGAAACCATCCGCATGTTTCCCCTGCCAGGTGAGCTGGCCGCCATGCTGACCGACCTCGGCCTGCGCAACGTGAACTGGGAAGCCATGACCAACGGCATCAGCGTGGCCCATGTGGGGAGTAAAAGATAG